From Pseudomonas arsenicoxydans:
GCGGGCCCCTGGTTACCGGACTGGCATGCCGTGCAGACGCCCGGCGCCTATCTCGCCTTGCTGCTCACAGCGCCCTGCGGCCTGATGTTCGCCTATCGTTTCTTCGCCCCACTCGGCCCTCATCCGCTGAACAAGCTGTTGCTGGGGGACATCCTGTTCATCGTGGTCTGCGGCTTGTTGCTGTTGTTCGTCAACACGCTGCCGCTCAATATCATGACCTACGCCCTGGTTGCGCTGGCCGGCCTGAGCATGTTGTTCGTCGGCGCTTATCATTGGCAAAAAGGTTATCGCCCGGCTCGCCTGTTCGTTGCGGCGATGGTGGTGTTCAACATCGGCACGCTGATCATATTGCCGGCCCTGCTGGGGCTGACCCAAGTGGCTCCCCAAGGCCTGATCATCACCCTGCTCGTGTTCATCTGCATCAGTGGTCTGTTGATGAGCATTGCCTTGGGTGAACGTCAGCGCAGCATCACTGAAGATCGCTTCAGTGTCAGTCGAGACCTGGCGGCCAGCAATGCCGAGATCAACGCCAAGGCCGAATTCCTCGCCAAGATCAGCCATGAGATCCGCACCCCGATGAATGGCGTGCTGGGCATGACCGAGCTGCTGCTGGGTACGCCTTTGTCGGTCAAACAGCGCGACTACGTGCAGACCATCCACAGCGCCGGCAACGAACTGCTGACACTGATCAACGAGATTCTCGACATCTCCAAGCTCGAGTCCGGGCAGATCGAACTGGACGATGTGCAGTTCGACCTCAATGCCCTGATCGAAGACTGCCTGAGCATCTTCCGCGCCAAGGCCGAACAGCAAAACGTCGAGCTGATCAGCTTCATCCAGCCGCAAGTGCCACGCGTCATCAGCGGTGACCCGACGCGCTTGCGCCAGACCTTGCTGAGCCTGCTGGAAAACGCCCTCAAGAAAACCGACGAAGGCGAGATCCTGATCGTCGTCGCCCTCGATGACCGCAGCGCCAAACCGCGCCTGCGCATCGCCGTGCAGGACAGCGGCGTGCCGATGGAACCCGAAGAGCGTGATGCCCTGATGCACGCCGAGCTGCACAGCAAGCACTTCCTCTCGGCGACCAGCCTGGGCGGTAATCTGGGGCTGGTGATTGCCCGTCAGTTGATTCGCCTGATGCAGGGTGAATTCGGCATCAAGAGCGGCGCCAATCAGGGCAGCACCTTGTGGCTGACCCTGCCATTGGACCCTGATCGACTCGAGCATCCGACCTCGGACCTCGATGGTCCGCTACAAGGTGCACGCGTGCTGGTGGTCGACGACAACGACACCTGCCGCAAGGTGCTGGTGCAGCAGTGCAGCGCCTGGGGCCTGAACGTCAGTGCCGTTCCATCGGGTAAAGAGGCCTTGGCATTACTGCGAACCAAAGCGCACTTGCGCGACTATTTCGATGTGGTTCTGCTCGACCAGAACATGCCCGGCATGACCGGCATGCAACTGGCGGCCAAGATCAAGGAAGACCCGAGCCTGAACCACGACATTCTGCTGATCATGCTCACCGGCATCAGCAACGCACCAAGCAAGATCATCGCGCGCAACTCCGGGATCAAACGCATTCTGGCCAAACCGGTGGCCGGCTACACCCTCAAGACCACCCTGGCGGACGAGCTCAACCAGCGTAACAAAGGCCAGGCCATGTCGCAGAACTCGCCAATCGGCCCGATGCTTCCGGTCAAGGTCCCAAGCGATTTCCGCATCCTGGTGGCGGAGGACAACAGCATTTCGACCAAAGTGATTCGCGGCATGCTCGGCAAGCTCAATCTGCAACCGGACACCGCCAGCAATGGCGAAGAAGCCTTGCAGGCGATGAAAGCCCAGCGCTATGACCTGGTGTTGATGGACTGTGAAATGCCGATCCTCGACGGGTTCTCGGCGACGCAGCAGTTACGTGCCTGGGAAGTCGGCAATCAGCGTATTCGGACACCAGTGGTGGCATTGACCGCGCACATTCTCGCCGAACACAAGGAGCGCGCGCGCCAGGCTGGCATGGACGGGCACATGGCGAAACCGGTCGAGCTGTCGCAGCTGCGCGACTTGATTGAGCACTGGGTGGCGGAGCGGGATCAGCAAAACCGGGCAACGGCTCAAACCACCTGAGCCGACAGACCTCGTAACGCCTGATAGACTCCCCCTCGACTTTCCCAGACTGTGAGCCTGCACCATGCTCCATGTGTTATTCAGCGTTTACCTGAAGATGCTGGTGCTCTATAGCCCGTTCTTCGTGTTGTCCTGCTTCATCAGTCTGACCCGCGGCTATTCGCGCAAGGAACAACGGCGCCTGGCCTGGAAAGTGGCCACCGCCACACTGGTGTCCAGCATCTTGCTATACCTGTTCGGGCGCGTGATTTTCAGCGTCTTCGGCATCACCGTCGACGCGTTCCGCATCGGTGCCGGCAGCGTGCTGTTCATCTCGGCATTGGGCATGGCCCAAGGCAAGTCAGCGGTACAAACCGACAATGTGCAGCAGGATGTTACGATCGTCCCGCTGACCATTCCCCTGACAGTCGGCCCCGGGACCATCGGCGCCTTGCTGGTGATGGGCATCAGTCAGCCCCATTGGGACGACAAGCTCACGGCGATTCTCAGTATTGCCTTGGCCAGTTTTACGGTTGGCGTGGTGCTTTACCTGTCGAACCGGATCGAGCGGATTCTCGGTGACCAGGGTTTGCAGATCGTCAGCCGGTTGATGGGTTTGTTTGTCTGTGCGCTTGCAGCTCAGATCATCTTTACCGGGGTCAAGGGCTATCTGGTTCCCTGAGCCCACAGTGTCTTCTGCGCGTGCTGAAAAAGCGGCCAATGGCATGACACCATTGGCCCTGTTTGTTTAGCTGATTGCGTTCTTGCGTCGTTGAAACCTTTTGCTCAGTGCGGCCTTGTAAAACTGCCCAAGGTATTCTTCCAGATCATCCTTTATTTCGGCGTAACGAATTGGATTAAAGGTCATGTACGCGCTGCCACGAAAAATATCCGCATTCGACGTTTTCCAGTCGAAAAATAGAGGCTCTTTTTTATTGCTGCCATCGATGTAGTCAATCGAAGTCAACGAAGTGAGAATGATACCGTTCGTCATTTGATCACAAGGCATTACCGCGAGCCTGACCCCGTTCTTTTTGATCACTTCACTGCTGAACAACTTGATGGCTTCAGGTTCTTTTTTCAGGGCACCCAATGCGGTGTCGGCAATCGCACCGAGAACTGCAGCAGCGGGCAGCGCCGCTTTCGCCGCATCAAGCCCGACTTTGACGATATCGGTAACGATGTTATCCATTGTTAACTGATGCGCGCTCTTCTGATAGGAGGTGTAACCAGAATCGGCGACTAAACAGCCTGCTTCATCCATGCATTTCAGAAAAGCGAGATACCAATCTTTGGGGTTACCACTTGGAACTTCGTAGCTCGCCTCCAGCTTTGAAAACTTGATCAGGTTTTCAATAATCGCCATGTTCTCAAGGGAGATGTTTGCCCCATAACCCACCAGGGTCTCGGCCAATACCACCGCATCCAGTTCTTTGGTGGGATGACCGCTATCGGTGGCTACCGCCATCCGTTTAACCCGACCAACCGCTGGCTGTAATAACCGGCGCTTATTAATGCGCGCCTTTACCAAGGCGGTGCTTTCTTCGACACTTACAGTACTTTCCATAACGTCCATATTCATTATTCCTTTCGTAGATTTATATAGGCCCCTGGGGCACTTCTGAAATCTAACGCACCGCACACGCATCAACAAACCGAATTTGAATTCCGTATATGTACAACAACTTCGCACCCACCGCACCAACAACAATTTAAAACCAAGAAACATAATCACAGCACATTCATGCCCACACCTACTTAGCCGACTGTAATCTGCATCAGCGACATACTGCTCGCACACTTCAAACTATTCATGTTAATCAAGAGTGACTTATGCGTAACGAAACACCTTCTGGCGTGGTGACACACCACAATCTTATTTCCTGTATCGACGAACTATCCTTGCAAGACTATGACGATTTAACTGACTGCACACGTCTTTCAACAAGTTCGGCTGACCTCGCTCACAATCGCTTTGGCAACTCACAAAGCTGGCTGGATGAATATGTGCGCACACTGATGTTTCTGGGCTGGTCGCTCCATGAAGGGGCCATCACGACCCGCACCCGCGTCACTGTCTCCGGGAGCATTGCCGATTTTCTGGTGCAGCGCGCGCATACCATGAACCCCAGACAGGGTAATGCCATGATCGACACCCTGGATGCGTTGGTGTCCGATCAGCCGGCCGTACTGTCACTGGACGAGGAAAGTCTTAAAGGGCGGCGTTTCCAGGTAGCGCCATCTCGCTACGACTCAAGCGGGAATCTTCACATGGCCATTTTTAATCTTGAGCTGGTCGCCAATACCCAACAAAGTCGTTTTTTGTTTTGGCCTTGGGACAATCAATCAGCAAAGCTCGTGCAGCAGAGTGCGTTTCTTAAACTGGATAGAAATGTGCTCGACACAAAAAGGGCACTCATGGCGACTAAACTTCGCGACAAGATCATGAAACGATTTGCTTTGAGGAGGAGGCAGCCATAAACGGCTGGAAAGTGCTGTTGTTCTCCACAAACAAAAACGCCCCAATAGGGGCGTTTTCACATCTTGGTGGAAAGGAGCCTACATCCGCACCTTCAAGCCAGCGCTGAAAGCGCCGGCATCGACGGCGCACGGCTCAACGACAAGAGTTGTTTCAGCGCGATACTCTGCGAGTCATCCTTTTGCACCACCAGCGCGGCGACCAGAGTAGATACCGCGCAAGATACATACCCCTCCATAGAAAGAAACACATCGCCACGCCCACTCACATCGCCGCCGTGCACATCCCGGAATATCAAACTGTGCCCGCTGTCCGCATCGACAATCACCAAGTGCTCATCCACCAGGCTCGCCCATAACTGATCGGCGACCTTGATATCCCAGATCAACTTGCCTGGAATCAAAGGCGGCTGGCCCAATGCATAGCGGCAATCGACAATCACCGATTCAAGTTTCAACCAGATCGCCTGGGTGAGCCGACTCGCGACTTCTCCTTGTCCCATCCTGAGGACCAGGATGCTGACATCATCGGCAAGCAACGGCAGCAGGTCCTGACTTCTCGCCGGAGCGTCGATGACCTGCACTTCGGCCGTTCGCTGGACATAGTCGAGCGGCCCGGCATGGCCCTTTTGCGGATAGCTGCTCAAGCGTCCTTCTGGCCGTTCATGCAGCAGCACACTGGTTTGCTTCTGAGTGCCTATCAACTCGTAGGCTGAGCTCAAGTCGATATTCGGGACGCTGATCAATCGCCCGGTTTTAACCACGAACCATTGGTGGCTGTCGGGCGCTGCAACGGTTAGAAAAGGGGCGCATCGCTGCTCGTTCGCCAGCGCCAGCAAGGCCTCGCTCAAGTCACCGTTACGGCTGGCAACCCAATGACTGTCGACGCCGGTAACCAACGCCGGCTCCCGATAATCCAAGGCCAGCTCGATGCCTTCAGGCGTTGTTGCCCGCAGGCCCGCGCCGTCGACCGTCACCTCGGCAAAGCGCCACGAATCCCACTCCTGCTGCGCTGCCGGCACTGTCGTCGCGGACACCTGTTGCGAACCCTCGGCGAACGCCTTATCCAGAACCGCGACGTCGATGAAGTCCTGCCGATACACGCCTCCCGTTGAAAGATCAAACAACCAGACAGCCTGCCCATCCGGGGTGACATTGAGCAATCGCACCGGTTTTCCATGGCCCAGGCTCGAGAGCAGGAGCCGATCGCCCACATACCAGGCGCACAGCTTCGCGTTGCCTGGGGTGCTGCTCAAACCCAACAGTGCAAAGCGTGAGACCGGGTACTGCACCGCAATGCCGGGCAATGCCGACCACCACTGCGGGCGATCCCGGAACCAGACGTCGGCCAGCCCGCCGAACT
This genomic window contains:
- a CDS encoding hybrid sensor histidine kinase/response regulator encodes the protein MRWLRIAIGFTVTLLTLLCMLPASAAQGSGWAVLLDEQGDLQLSDIRSARYTNQFSPIELDRLTAAEPEGALWLRFRLAPGKHEQLLRVFAPDLSHLNLYVLDGDTLIDQLNTGTSQPQTNRPLPSSDFMLPLPQSDKPLDVYLRLVSEHQLRPFITLQSAIMTAANQKQTLIYGLLFGCIGMLILHNLVRYAYTRSRSSVWLAGCEALLMLSLLLLLNLAGPWLPDWHAVQTPGAYLALLLTAPCGLMFAYRFFAPLGPHPLNKLLLGDILFIVVCGLLLLFVNTLPLNIMTYALVALAGLSMLFVGAYHWQKGYRPARLFVAAMVVFNIGTLIILPALLGLTQVAPQGLIITLLVFICISGLLMSIALGERQRSITEDRFSVSRDLAASNAEINAKAEFLAKISHEIRTPMNGVLGMTELLLGTPLSVKQRDYVQTIHSAGNELLTLINEILDISKLESGQIELDDVQFDLNALIEDCLSIFRAKAEQQNVELISFIQPQVPRVISGDPTRLRQTLLSLLENALKKTDEGEILIVVALDDRSAKPRLRIAVQDSGVPMEPEERDALMHAELHSKHFLSATSLGGNLGLVIARQLIRLMQGEFGIKSGANQGSTLWLTLPLDPDRLEHPTSDLDGPLQGARVLVVDDNDTCRKVLVQQCSAWGLNVSAVPSGKEALALLRTKAHLRDYFDVVLLDQNMPGMTGMQLAAKIKEDPSLNHDILLIMLTGISNAPSKIIARNSGIKRILAKPVAGYTLKTTLADELNQRNKGQAMSQNSPIGPMLPVKVPSDFRILVAEDNSISTKVIRGMLGKLNLQPDTASNGEEALQAMKAQRYDLVLMDCEMPILDGFSATQQLRAWEVGNQRIRTPVVALTAHILAEHKERARQAGMDGHMAKPVELSQLRDLIEHWVAERDQQNRATAQTT
- a CDS encoding MarC family protein is translated as MLHVLFSVYLKMLVLYSPFFVLSCFISLTRGYSRKEQRRLAWKVATATLVSSILLYLFGRVIFSVFGITVDAFRIGAGSVLFISALGMAQGKSAVQTDNVQQDVTIVPLTIPLTVGPGTIGALLVMGISQPHWDDKLTAILSIALASFTVGVVLYLSNRIERILGDQGLQIVSRLMGLFVCALAAQIIFTGVKGYLVP